A single genomic interval of Leptospira montravelensis harbors:
- a CDS encoding ATP-binding protein, translating to MKILFVDDEDTIRELFWEYFKDEFNVTMASDGLEALAITNQNTFDLIISDISLPKLNGIQFIQKLRADGNQTPFLVITGDSDIQIAIDVFRMGAVDFFLKPFRMEALRSRIKKFENADIDLTLLFNSGEIIQFSSDCKIKLRPQIKKLNSYIAFIVKQILNSPLATHEDLISIKIVLYELLANAIEHGVAGVSYAEKQECLEANEDYFKLVDSRCAENNSSVFVEISMDDVGVTIVIRDEGNGFAVNQIPNPIVNPAANLVSGRGIFLAKMNIDSIVYNEKGNEVRFFKTWYKLMQTN from the coding sequence ATGAAAATCCTTTTTGTTGATGACGAAGATACCATCCGCGAATTGTTCTGGGAATACTTCAAAGATGAATTTAACGTAACTATGGCCTCCGATGGACTTGAGGCATTAGCGATCACCAACCAAAACACCTTTGATCTTATTATTTCTGATATCAGCTTACCAAAATTAAATGGAATTCAATTCATTCAAAAGCTGAGAGCTGATGGAAACCAAACCCCTTTTTTAGTAATCACCGGCGATAGTGACATCCAAATTGCCATAGATGTTTTTAGGATGGGTGCCGTTGATTTTTTTCTAAAGCCATTTCGAATGGAAGCTCTTCGTTCTCGAATCAAAAAATTCGAAAACGCCGATATTGATTTAACCCTTCTATTTAATAGCGGTGAAATCATACAGTTCAGTTCTGATTGTAAAATTAAACTTAGACCTCAGATAAAAAAATTAAATTCCTATATTGCATTTATTGTAAAACAAATATTAAATTCTCCGCTCGCAACTCATGAAGATTTGATATCAATCAAAATTGTATTGTATGAATTATTAGCAAATGCAATTGAACATGGTGTCGCTGGTGTAAGTTATGCTGAAAAACAAGAATGTTTGGAAGCCAATGAGGATTATTTTAAGTTAGTGGATTCACGTTGTGCAGAAAATAATTCTTCCGTTTTTGTGGAAATATCAATGGATGATGTGGGAGTAACAATTGTAATCCGAGACGAAGGGAATGGGTTTGCAGTTAACCAGATTCCTAATCCTATTGTCAACCCTGCAGCAAATCTTGTCAGCGGACGAGGCATTTTTCTTGCAAAGATGAATATTGATTCTATTGTTTATAACGAAAAAGGTAACGAGGTTCGATTTTTTAAAACTTGGTATAAACTCATGCAAACGAATTAA
- a CDS encoding PDZ domain-containing protein, producing the protein MKSFKYIILIFVSIVTLLPLGAEEFEDKRVVESRITFQKTSHQNPWLVGEPFSRKLNLIYVGKGLFFGVTLPKQNPVFAEFESFDYSVPKLGIKSYDEETGFILLETNGISKFPNPVVLDLKSSNKHCPTGKSRYVFLPFSKTPIKVFLLDKKKSEEAEFFFKNQVLCGVTIADFLIPAEYVETFYRTNGKPFPHPGLVFDVNLTPSEREYYSKNINNPLLVTEVIPGVGPAYNLFPGDLITEINSTPLTKIDDWDRADKVYDFILRKPNGSLRELGETVNLKLHRNFQNQSVSYDLRAYDSNDFLIPEEAKKRKPLYLIVGGFFFTELTNAYLKEFGTEYRVKSEKKLVYLSDYYQKKVHPVREKIVILSRVFPLEGNLGYQEFQDLVLEKVNGTRVTSLSQLKNLLQSEEATYYAFELSGGKIAFFSRKEILDLQQELQSTYKLGRSYNLED; encoded by the coding sequence ATGAAGAGTTTTAAATATATTATTTTAATTTTTGTAAGTATTGTCACCTTATTACCGCTTGGTGCAGAAGAATTTGAAGACAAACGAGTCGTTGAATCAAGAATTACCTTCCAAAAGACAAGTCATCAAAACCCTTGGCTTGTTGGGGAACCATTTTCTCGTAAATTAAATTTGATTTATGTAGGGAAAGGTCTTTTTTTTGGAGTCACTTTACCCAAACAAAATCCCGTATTTGCAGAATTTGAATCTTTTGATTATTCAGTTCCTAAACTGGGAATAAAATCTTACGACGAAGAAACGGGATTTATACTTTTAGAAACTAATGGAATCTCAAAATTTCCAAATCCAGTTGTTTTGGATCTAAAATCTTCCAATAAACATTGTCCAACGGGAAAGTCTCGTTATGTATTTTTACCTTTTTCAAAAACCCCTATCAAAGTATTTTTATTAGATAAAAAAAAATCGGAAGAAGCCGAATTTTTCTTCAAAAATCAAGTGTTATGTGGTGTAACAATTGCGGATTTTTTGATTCCAGCAGAGTATGTAGAAACTTTCTATAGAACCAATGGAAAACCTTTCCCACATCCGGGTTTGGTTTTTGATGTTAATTTAACTCCATCAGAACGTGAATATTATTCAAAAAATATAAACAATCCACTTTTGGTAACAGAAGTTATACCTGGTGTTGGCCCAGCATATAATTTGTTTCCAGGTGATTTGATTACGGAAATCAATTCGACTCCTCTTACTAAAATCGATGATTGGGATAGAGCAGATAAGGTTTATGATTTTATCTTACGAAAACCTAACGGCTCTTTACGTGAATTAGGTGAAACTGTGAATTTAAAACTTCATAGAAATTTCCAAAACCAATCTGTAAGTTATGATTTGAGAGCTTATGATTCTAATGATTTTTTAATTCCAGAAGAAGCTAAAAAAAGAAAACCCCTGTATTTGATAGTAGGTGGTTTTTTCTTTACTGAACTTACAAATGCGTATTTGAAAGAATTTGGCACAGAATACCGCGTTAAGTCAGAAAAAAAACTAGTATATCTTTCCGACTATTACCAAAAGAAAGTTCACCCTGTTCGTGAAAAGATTGTGATCCTAAGTCGTGTTTTCCCCCTAGAAGGGAACCTAGGATACCAGGAATTTCAGGATTTGGTTTTAGAAAAGGTAAATGGAACCAGGGTCACATCACTCAGCCAGTTAAAAAATCTTCTACAATCGGAGGAGGCCACCTACTACGCGTTTGAGCTTTCCGGCGGAAAAATTGCATTTTTCTCTCGCAAAGAGATTTTGGACCTCCAACAAGAGTTACAATCGACATATAAATTGGGTCGTTCTTACAACTTAGAAGACTAA
- a CDS encoding S1C family serine protease translates to MNKLLKLSILFFLLHQSIFAQAEPEPAVDSIFRSVVLIRNEGFNTENKTQPWMKKNLSTGFGSGLVLPNQTILTNAHVVRDAKRILVKSSFTKKEYLADVKYIGYDCDLALLQVSDPDFSEQTTTLSLLEGIPNLGSDVLLLGFPNGNDSLSVEKGSILRLEKNRYTYSGLDYRNVLKINANIQPGNSGGPAVQNGKVVGLVFQISTLEPGIAYLISNDIIRHFLEDIADGKYDGFPNIGFTFQNGNPKSLKQAMKVPANQTGIFVNRIYPSSTFSKVLKEKDFVVALDNLTITNDGEISESDKKEFIIDWIENKQMNSKVAVSFYRAGKKYDAEVNLQKNYALDLYRDSTEDYFLQAGFVFQPITRSFFHSEDGDLDSSLKYHYSYFIQDLLYRYTVRDIVLSYTFNDPETSKFKKYKYKVVESINGRVPKDLNEFKTIWKNEKKGFIVLRFRGMDLPIVLRPESVYQMNQRVKKRYGASYEEF, encoded by the coding sequence ATGAATAAATTATTAAAACTCTCCATTCTATTTTTTCTTTTGCACCAATCAATATTTGCTCAAGCAGAACCAGAGCCAGCTGTAGATTCTATTTTCCGTTCTGTGGTTCTCATTCGCAACGAAGGTTTTAATACTGAAAATAAAACCCAACCTTGGATGAAAAAAAATCTATCGACTGGATTTGGATCGGGGCTTGTTTTACCAAACCAAACCATTTTGACAAATGCCCATGTTGTCCGTGATGCCAAAAGAATTCTTGTTAAAAGTAGTTTTACTAAAAAAGAATATTTAGCAGATGTTAAATATATTGGTTACGATTGTGACTTAGCTTTGTTGCAAGTGTCAGATCCTGATTTTTCGGAACAAACCACTACACTTTCCCTTTTAGAAGGGATTCCCAATTTAGGCTCAGATGTACTACTATTGGGTTTTCCCAATGGGAATGACAGTTTATCGGTAGAAAAAGGTTCGATCCTTCGTCTTGAAAAAAATCGATACACCTACTCAGGGTTAGACTATCGAAACGTATTAAAAATTAATGCCAACATCCAACCTGGAAATTCTGGTGGGCCGGCCGTTCAAAATGGCAAAGTAGTTGGACTTGTATTTCAAATTAGTACTTTGGAACCAGGAATTGCTTATTTGATTTCAAATGATATCATACGTCATTTTTTAGAAGATATTGCCGATGGGAAGTATGATGGATTTCCAAATATCGGGTTTACTTTTCAAAATGGAAATCCTAAAAGTTTGAAACAAGCAATGAAGGTTCCAGCAAATCAAACGGGAATCTTTGTAAACCGGATTTATCCTTCTTCGACATTCTCAAAAGTATTAAAAGAGAAGGATTTTGTAGTCGCATTAGATAATTTAACGATCACAAACGATGGAGAAATTTCTGAGTCCGATAAAAAAGAATTCATCATTGATTGGATCGAAAACAAACAAATGAATTCAAAAGTGGCCGTGAGTTTTTACCGAGCAGGAAAAAAATATGATGCCGAAGTGAATCTTCAAAAAAACTACGCTTTGGATTTATACAGAGATTCCACCGAAGATTATTTTTTGCAGGCTGGATTTGTGTTTCAACCAATCACAAGATCCTTTTTTCATTCTGAAGATGGGGACTTAGATAGCTCTTTAAAATACCATTATAGTTATTTTATTCAAGATTTGTTATATAGATACACTGTCAGAGATATTGTTTTGAGTTATACATTTAATGATCCTGAAACTTCTAAATTTAAGAAGTATAAATACAAAGTAGTAGAATCGATCAATGGACGAGTTCCAAAAGACTTAAATGAATTTAAAACGATTTGGAAAAATGAAAAAAAAGGTTTTATCGTCCTCAGGTTTCGAGGGATGGATTTACCCATTGTGCTTAGGCCCGAGTCTGTTTACCAAATGAACCAACGTGTAAAAAAAAGATATGGTGCAAGTTATGAAGAGTTTTAA
- a CDS encoding LIC11113 family protein, with product MIKQSYIHLGLILLFFVSGVSFADRTKTNVSLQTLAEEVSAWKERKPSLVIRKQIQSKQKFLLDDGNCRLEPASRISSVTYFRFSCQKAEEPMVIQFQSNQKKKLDPGTFRLRAVQRIGNKQYLEIETGLVALDTKPLARLNTDDTELDYPSKKQIPVVTEGKQSGPSYQPIQNPNLFYFKSISQNPKRRKEVPANIEVFFDSTCPLEYIEKDESFYWDQTVSYVFRITCIRDSAYSLIRVPSSSSGNLISSNTIWKDPKPGDRVLGSAVLKKITETQTFWEKVVLYYE from the coding sequence ATGATTAAGCAGTCATACATACACTTAGGATTGATTTTGTTATTTTTTGTCTCAGGAGTCAGTTTTGCGGACCGCACAAAGACAAATGTATCACTCCAAACACTTGCCGAAGAAGTGAGCGCTTGGAAAGAGAGAAAACCATCCCTAGTGATCAGAAAACAAATCCAATCCAAACAGAAATTTCTCTTGGATGATGGAAATTGCCGATTAGAACCTGCATCCCGAATTTCTTCGGTCACATACTTTCGATTCAGTTGTCAGAAGGCAGAGGAACCAATGGTGATTCAATTTCAATCCAATCAGAAAAAAAAATTGGATCCTGGAACATTTCGATTAAGAGCTGTTCAGCGAATTGGAAACAAACAGTATTTAGAAATAGAAACAGGCTTAGTTGCTTTAGATACAAAACCACTGGCACGCTTGAATACGGATGATACCGAATTGGATTACCCTTCTAAAAAACAAATACCTGTAGTTACCGAAGGAAAACAATCAGGTCCATCCTATCAACCGATACAAAATCCGAATTTATTTTATTTTAAATCCATCTCTCAAAATCCAAAAAGAAGAAAAGAAGTTCCCGCGAATATTGAAGTTTTTTTTGATTCTACTTGTCCCTTAGAATACATTGAAAAAGATGAAAGTTTCTATTGGGACCAAACGGTTTCTTATGTATTTCGAATTACATGCATTCGTGATTCCGCTTATAGTTTGATCCGTGTGCCATCCTCCTCTTCTGGGAATTTAATTTCATCAAATACGATATGGAAAGATCCGAAACCTGGTGATCGAGTTTTAGGAAGTGCTGTCTTAAAAAAAATCACAGAAACTCAAACCTTTTGGGAGAAAGTCGTTTTGTATTATGAATAA
- a CDS encoding sulfurtransferase, whose amino-acid sequence MNWNFLKTEIEPGDFLIDCRSQSAYEEETLEGAYYYPFIKKAFGSDPESQKKLYGPMMAVVQEFQKSKKTRIIVFDEGMGMFSTRMVYLLRGMGIKDAYVLGQKWPVEGKKAKGEQKIEPPIADKVKPIEGVVDKAFMERNLTKLQIFDARTMDEYEGRLPRLTAPEEGTLCGRLPGAFLWDWRNLYDGEANLIERSLFKKRLNGFPFMPERPTVIYDYNGARSCLLALMLREAGYIDVTTYQGSWFEWRKSSLPKQAVAVFGAKQGAAAAPRVGGVDRKKV is encoded by the coding sequence TTGAACTGGAACTTTCTTAAAACCGAAATAGAACCTGGTGACTTCCTCATAGATTGTCGTTCCCAATCAGCATATGAAGAAGAAACATTAGAAGGTGCTTATTACTATCCATTTATCAAAAAAGCATTCGGATCTGATCCAGAATCACAAAAGAAATTGTACGGACCGATGATGGCCGTAGTACAAGAATTTCAAAAATCCAAAAAAACACGCATCATTGTCTTTGATGAAGGAATGGGAATGTTTTCTACGCGTATGGTGTATTTACTGCGTGGGATGGGAATTAAGGACGCTTATGTCCTTGGTCAAAAATGGCCAGTCGAAGGCAAAAAAGCAAAAGGGGAACAGAAAATTGAACCTCCCATTGCTGACAAAGTAAAACCCATTGAAGGTGTTGTCGACAAGGCCTTTATGGAAAGAAATCTTACCAAACTCCAAATCTTTGATGCAAGAACTATGGACGAATACGAAGGCCGATTGCCACGCCTCACAGCTCCAGAAGAAGGAACTCTTTGTGGACGTTTGCCTGGGGCATTTTTATGGGATTGGAGAAACTTATACGATGGAGAAGCAAATCTCATCGAACGTTCCCTTTTTAAAAAACGCCTAAATGGATTTCCGTTTATGCCAGAACGTCCTACTGTGATTTACGATTACAATGGGGCTCGCTCTTGTTTACTCGCTCTTATGCTCAGGGAAGCAGGTTATATTGATGTCACTACTTACCAAGGGTCTTGGTTTGAATGGAGAAAATCTAGCCTACCAAAACAAGCTGTGGCTGTTTTTGGTGCAAAACAAGGGGCGGCTGCGGCACCTCGTGTTGGTGGAGTCGATCGCAAGAAAGTTTAA
- a CDS encoding alpha-glucosidase: MALRLISLSLSLFFLECASRIISNFPHSEESYSLTQKVQWIQSTNEFTLRNQSLSKDFIKLSLEEPFLKSSTKETISKYRMASFQFKESLEKTCDKQSIDEIKKDPGKITIKGKLTGKDCSTDYQIQFHTKSDTEIEFKIQLSDPSLNRIQFHYGSSKDEKIFGLGEQFTFDELKGKTPFLFTEEQGIGRGDQPITAGANIMAGAGGNAYTTYAPIPHYITSENRSVFFENSGYANFNFSDTKKIKVEFWDFQSEKSLTGTIWIGTSSKSLIEVYTKKTGRFPKLPDWAYGTWLGVQGGTEKVSTIVKQAKDAGNPVTALWIQDWCGRRVTNFGDQLKWRWYADENLYPDFKKFVKSMNDQNVQVLGYINSFLADTDPKKPGDDFTNPLLTEAKSKGYLVKNSKGEDYLIQTVGFPAYLIDLTNPAAVRWTKDLIKKNMIGMGLSGWMADFGEWLPYDAKLYSGIDAKIYHNRYPVDWARINREAIKEAGMEGKIVFFTRAGYSYSNAYSTLFWEGDQMVSFGTNDGLPSSIIGLTSSGISGYALNHSDIGGYTTISNPLRNYHRSKELLLRWAEASAFTPVFRTHEGNRPLKNWQVYTYIKPDGTRSLGDEDTVSLFAKIAKIHFALKPYIQSLVEEASQTGIPVVRHNFLVEPEDKNLLNYKYQFFLGDDLLVAPVVESGEIVQEVYLPRGKWLHIWTGTTYDGYRKIQVPAPIGKPPAFIRIGGKSETLIRSSISSIRNKD; encoded by the coding sequence ATGGCACTTCGTTTGATTTCCTTATCTCTATCATTGTTCTTTTTGGAATGTGCTTCCCGCATCATTTCTAATTTTCCTCATTCGGAAGAATCATATTCCCTCACACAAAAAGTACAATGGATTCAATCGACAAATGAATTCACTTTAAGAAACCAATCTCTCTCAAAAGACTTTATCAAACTTTCTCTAGAAGAACCATTCCTTAAATCTTCTACGAAGGAAACAATATCCAAATACAGAATGGCATCTTTCCAATTTAAAGAAAGCCTAGAAAAAACTTGCGACAAACAATCCATAGACGAAATCAAAAAAGATCCTGGAAAAATCACCATCAAAGGGAAGTTAACTGGTAAAGATTGTTCCACTGATTATCAAATTCAATTCCATACAAAATCCGATACTGAAATTGAATTCAAAATCCAACTTTCCGATCCCAGTTTAAACAGAATCCAGTTCCATTACGGTTCTTCCAAAGATGAAAAAATCTTTGGGTTAGGAGAACAGTTTACTTTTGATGAACTCAAAGGAAAAACGCCCTTTTTATTTACCGAAGAACAAGGTATTGGCAGGGGTGACCAACCCATCACTGCAGGCGCCAACATCATGGCTGGTGCCGGTGGAAATGCTTATACAACTTATGCTCCGATCCCTCACTACATCACTTCCGAAAACCGTTCTGTATTTTTTGAAAACAGCGGTTATGCGAATTTTAATTTTAGTGACACCAAAAAAATCAAAGTGGAGTTTTGGGATTTCCAATCAGAAAAATCATTAACCGGAACTATTTGGATTGGAACCTCTTCCAAATCTCTCATTGAAGTTTATACCAAAAAAACAGGTAGATTTCCAAAACTTCCCGATTGGGCCTACGGCACTTGGCTTGGTGTCCAAGGTGGAACAGAAAAAGTTTCGACTATCGTCAAACAAGCGAAAGATGCCGGAAATCCTGTGACAGCACTTTGGATCCAAGACTGGTGTGGGCGCCGTGTCACCAATTTTGGAGACCAACTCAAATGGCGTTGGTATGCGGACGAAAATCTTTATCCCGACTTTAAAAAATTTGTAAAATCAATGAATGATCAAAACGTACAGGTATTAGGTTATATCAACTCTTTCCTTGCAGACACCGATCCAAAAAAACCAGGAGATGATTTTACAAATCCACTCTTAACGGAAGCAAAATCCAAAGGATACTTGGTCAAAAATTCCAAAGGCGAAGACTATCTCATCCAAACTGTAGGGTTTCCCGCATACCTCATTGACTTAACTAATCCTGCGGCCGTTCGTTGGACAAAGGATCTCATCAAAAAGAATATGATTGGAATGGGTCTTTCTGGTTGGATGGCCGATTTTGGAGAGTGGTTGCCTTATGATGCCAAACTATATTCTGGAATCGATGCTAAAATCTATCACAACCGTTATCCGGTAGATTGGGCAAGAATCAATCGGGAAGCTATTAAAGAAGCGGGTATGGAAGGAAAAATTGTATTTTTCACAAGAGCCGGATACAGTTATTCCAATGCTTATTCCACTCTCTTTTGGGAAGGAGACCAAATGGTAAGTTTCGGAACCAATGATGGGCTTCCTTCTTCCATCATAGGACTAACTAGTTCAGGGATCAGCGGTTATGCGTTAAATCACAGTGATATTGGTGGTTACACTACCATTTCCAATCCACTCCGAAACTACCATAGATCGAAAGAACTTCTTTTACGATGGGCAGAGGCCTCTGCCTTCACTCCAGTTTTCCGTACCCATGAAGGAAATAGACCTCTCAAAAATTGGCAGGTATATACGTATATAAAACCAGATGGGACCAGGTCTCTGGGAGACGAAGACACGGTTTCTCTTTTTGCAAAAATTGCAAAAATCCATTTTGCACTCAAACCATATATCCAAAGTTTGGTGGAAGAAGCATCCCAAACAGGTATTCCTGTTGTCAGACACAATTTCCTTGTCGAACCCGAAGACAAAAATTTGTTAAATTACAAATACCAGTTTTTTTTAGGCGATGACCTTCTTGTGGCTCCGGTCGTTGAAAGCGGAGAAATTGTTCAGGAAGTTTACCTGCCTCGTGGAAAATGGTTACATATATGGACTGGGACCACATACGATGGATACAGAAAAATCCAAGTTCCTGCACCAATAGGTAAACCTCCCGCATTCATTCGTATAGGTGGAAAATCGGAAACCCTCATCCGTTCTTCGATCAGTTCCATTCGGAACAAAGACTAA
- a CDS encoding metallophosphoesterase, with the protein MKFALIGDIHGYWNKLDIDYFNASDYDCLFFTGDLRGNPKLGKLSFQGLTKRAYMIPGNWDGMSLTSIIGEVIQSKLLIHSGQMGQTRRMKKISNLIKPISLLGYSSLILSKELDLSLIVGRPHAMGGGLSFAPYMKKTYMVSNMETSIEKYKRLIDGTKEKNLFFLSHNGPFGLGAAKNSIYGAEFKKEGGDWGDLDLTEAIQYAKSIGKKVPLVLSGHMHHSISKKRERETHEYTGGTFYVNGAKVPRIQEGKHFHTKIEWDGGSATVIPIWV; encoded by the coding sequence ATGAAATTTGCACTGATTGGAGACATCCACGGGTATTGGAACAAACTGGATATTGATTATTTCAATGCATCGGATTACGATTGTTTGTTTTTTACAGGAGACCTTCGTGGCAATCCCAAACTAGGAAAACTTTCCTTCCAAGGTCTCACAAAACGTGCGTATATGATACCCGGAAACTGGGACGGTATGAGTTTAACATCCATCATTGGAGAAGTGATACAATCCAAACTTCTCATCCATTCAGGACAAATGGGCCAAACTAGAAGGATGAAAAAAATTTCTAACTTGATAAAACCAATCAGCTTACTTGGTTACAGTTCACTAATTTTGTCTAAGGAGCTGGACCTAAGTCTAATTGTAGGTCGTCCCCATGCAATGGGTGGCGGACTTAGTTTCGCCCCTTATATGAAAAAGACCTATATGGTTTCCAATATGGAAACTTCGATCGAAAAGTACAAAAGACTGATCGATGGAACCAAGGAGAAAAATTTATTCTTTCTTTCGCATAACGGGCCTTTTGGGTTAGGTGCTGCCAAAAATTCCATTTATGGTGCTGAGTTTAAAAAAGAAGGAGGGGATTGGGGAGATTTAGATCTTACAGAGGCCATTCAATATGCCAAATCCATTGGGAAAAAAGTCCCTTTGGTTCTCTCAGGCCATATGCATCACTCTATTAGCAAAAAAAGAGAACGAGAGACTCACGAATACACAGGCGGAACTTTCTATGTAAACGGAGCCAAAGTCCCCAGAATCCAAGAAGGAAAACACTTCCATACGAAGATCGAATGGGATGGTGGTTCTGCTACTGTGATTCCAATTTGGGTTTAG
- a CDS encoding OsmC family protein: MTAVFEDKVVVSTAKTKYETKISAGKHNWIADEPKDKEGTDLGPMPTELLASSLGACTSITVRMYADRKEYPLDSVEVHVTIDKRSAEDHKFTRVVILTGNLSTEQRDRLLSVANVCPVHKILSGKIEIETTLG; encoded by the coding sequence ATGACAGCAGTATTTGAAGATAAGGTGGTTGTTTCGACAGCCAAAACAAAATACGAAACAAAAATTTCAGCAGGAAAACATAATTGGATCGCCGATGAACCGAAAGACAAAGAAGGAACCGACCTTGGACCTATGCCCACGGAGTTACTTGCTTCTTCTTTGGGAGCTTGTACTTCCATTACGGTCAGAATGTATGCCGATCGAAAAGAGTATCCTTTGGATTCGGTAGAAGTTCATGTAACGATTGATAAACGATCTGCAGAAGATCATAAATTCACAAGAGTTGTAATTCTTACTGGAAATCTAAGCACTGAACAACGAGATAGATTACTTTCTGTGGCAAACGTTTGTCCCGTACATAAAATACTCTCTGGAAAAATTGAAATAGAGACCACTCTAGGTTAG
- a CDS encoding lysophospholipid acyltransferase family protein, which translates to MKRRFLVWLLPLIAVWFQRLIGLTSRFRFLTNERYEELFKNKKPFIYSIWHTNVLYSPYLHRGKNVAVLISESKDGDYINQVVHRFGNTSIRGSSSKGGSKALKAMIQHLKKGLPAAFTPDGPRGPALVLQPGIIAAAQVTQVPIIPFHYECSRQWILEKAWDKHRVPKPFTTFVVSYGEPISVPRELNEEEFEQMRLKVEEAMLNNRNRAIAEAERIRKGESK; encoded by the coding sequence TTGAAACGTAGATTTTTAGTCTGGTTGTTACCACTCATTGCCGTTTGGTTCCAACGTTTGATTGGCCTCACTTCCAGGTTTCGTTTTTTGACAAACGAACGATACGAAGAATTATTCAAAAACAAAAAACCTTTTATCTATTCGATTTGGCATACGAACGTTTTGTACTCACCGTATTTGCACCGAGGAAAAAACGTAGCCGTTCTCATTTCTGAATCGAAAGACGGAGACTACATCAACCAAGTGGTCCATAGATTTGGAAACACAAGCATTCGCGGTAGCAGTTCCAAAGGAGGATCCAAAGCTTTAAAGGCGATGATCCAACATTTAAAAAAAGGATTACCTGCAGCCTTTACCCCCGATGGTCCCAGAGGACCGGCTTTGGTCCTCCAACCTGGGATCATTGCTGCAGCGCAAGTCACACAAGTTCCCATCATTCCTTTTCACTATGAATGTAGTCGTCAGTGGATCCTAGAAAAAGCTTGGGACAAACATAGAGTTCCAAAACCTTTCACTACTTTTGTTGTTTCTTATGGGGAACCGATTTCTGTTCCCAGAGAATTGAATGAAGAAGAATTTGAACAGATGCGTCTAAAAGTAGAAGAGGCTATGTTAAACAATCGTAACCGTGCGATTGCGGAAGCAGAACGAATTCGCAAAGGAGAATCCAAATGA
- the csrA gene encoding carbon storage regulator CsrA, with protein sequence MLVLARRSNQSIMIGDDIEIVIVDIKGDQVKIGVKAPKNVSVHRAEVYKEIQEENKKAAGTNIKPEDLGKLGDLFKKKT encoded by the coding sequence GTGTTAGTTCTTGCAAGGAGGAGTAACCAGTCCATAATGATCGGTGATGATATCGAAATTGTGATTGTCGATATCAAAGGTGACCAAGTGAAGATTGGTGTCAAAGCTCCCAAAAATGTTTCTGTACACCGGGCGGAAGTATACAAAGAAATTCAGGAAGAAAACAAAAAAGCTGCGGGAACCAATATCAAACCAGAAGATCTGGGTAAACTTGGTGATTTGTTCAAAAAGAAAACTTAA
- the fliW gene encoding flagellar assembly protein FliW → MSVTIHTKPFGTIQVDAKQILKFPQGLLGFDEFDEYALIEESPESPFKWLQSTKESGLAFIVIQPELFMNDYKPAVSDEELHDIGLNSWKEGIIFLIVTIPHDNPKGMTANLQGPIILNGKEGKGKQCISRDENHPIRKNIIESMEEMSSEKV, encoded by the coding sequence ATGTCGGTAACGATTCACACAAAACCTTTCGGAACCATCCAAGTGGACGCAAAACAAATCTTAAAATTCCCACAAGGGTTACTTGGATTTGATGAATTTGATGAGTACGCTCTCATTGAAGAAAGTCCTGAAAGTCCTTTCAAATGGTTACAATCCACAAAGGAATCGGGACTTGCGTTTATTGTCATCCAACCAGAACTGTTTATGAATGATTATAAACCAGCTGTTTCAGATGAAGAATTACATGACATTGGACTTAACTCTTGGAAAGAAGGAATCATTTTTTTAATTGTTACCATTCCTCATGACAATCCCAAAGGAATGACTGCGAACTTACAAGGTCCTATCATTCTGAACGGTAAAGAAGGAAAGGGAAAACAATGTATTTCTCGGGATGAAAATCATCCTATTCGAAAAAACATCATCGAATCTATGGAAGAGATGTCTTCCGAAAAGGTATAA